AACGCAGAATTTCGTATTGACGTTGAGCGCGCGCACCTTCATGCCGCCGATTGCGTCAGCTGGTTTGGCTTGCCCAATCCTGGGAAGAAAGGAGGCCGCGTCCCGCTTTTGCTCAACTGCTTGGCACGGTGACCTGCTCTCCACTTATGGCGTGGTCCAACGCGTCGATCAGCGTCTGAAGCTCGATGAATTTGTGGCGTGCCCGTTCCGCCTTGTCGCGGTCAAAAGGAGCGGCCAGCACCTTCACATGTGTGTCTCTGTCCTCGATCATGCGCTGACGGGCTTTCTTGAGACCTTCAAGTCGTTCGCTCATTCAGACTCCTTCCGTTCCAAAAAGGGCGATCAAGGGCGGGTACGAAGCGGATCCCGTCTCGGCTCGAGCGAGGACGGGCTACCGCGGAATAATGACCGCGGCAGCGATCAGCAGCGAGACCGGGGGACACGCCAATTACGAAGATCGAATTTTGGGGCATCAGCCATGTGACCGCCTTTTTTTGGTTGAGGCGGGAGCGCAACGCTCTCAGTCACCGATAACAGCCGGGGAAGCGCGGTGATGCCAGTGATGTAACAGAATGCCTGGCAAATAGCGAGGCTAATCGCCTTCGTTCACGGCAGCGTCGTCTACACCAGCTCATCTGTCCAGACTTTAAAGCTGATAAGCGTATTCGGTCCAAAAGTCTGGGTGATTGGAACGTCTGCGGCATCGCGGCCCTGGGCGATCAGCACACGGCCAATCCGCGGAATGTTGTTGCGCGCATCGAACGTGTACCAACGGCCGCCGATATAGGCTTCAAACCAGCCGGCAAAATCCCCCGCGGCGTAGGGAGGCGGCATACCGATATCACCGAGATAGCCGGTGCAATATCTCGCCGGAATGTTCATGCAGCGGCAGAACGTGATGGCGAGGTGCGCATAGTCGCGGCAGACGCCGCGGCCCTCATTGAACACTTCCCATGCCGTCATGGTCGCGCGCGCGTGCTCGTAACCGAATCTGATGTGGTTATGAACGAAATCGCAAATCGCCTGGATCCGAGCCCAGCCGGGTGCCGTGTTCTCGAACAGCTTCCACGCAACATCGGAAAGTCGGTCTGTCTCGCAGTAGCGGCTGCCAAGCAGGTAGACGATCGTCTCCGCCGGTAGATCCTCCACGGCGTGTTGCGAGGCGGAAGGAACGATCACATCGGGAAGACCGCTATCGCGCACCGTCCCATCGGCTGCCAGCCGCATGCGCCCGGCAGGTGCGACGATCCGGCTGCACCAGTTGCCGAAGCCATCGCGATACGGCGTGATCGGCACGGCAGGGTCCGTGGTCAGGTGATCGGGCACGATGATGTCGGAAGCCCGCGTAAAATGCGTGCCCAGCACCGTTATCAACGGCGTCGGTTGCGGAAAGTCATAGATCATCTCAAAGCCGACGCGGATCTTCATGCGAGGCTCCTTCTCCCCATCGTCAGCGCCGTTTGAGAATGGGACGCCGTCGTCGGTCACCGAATCGTCGGCTTGGGACGTATGGGCAATTGTCGGCCAGGGATTGCGACCAATCCGGCCTGCGGGTCTCTGGAGCTTTTCGGGCGCTTGGCAGAAATGGCGACGAAAGCAGCCGAATGCAAGGTAATGCGCGGGGTTATTCGACTTGGCGCCCCGACCTCATGAGAAAGCGATAGCTATTGCATCCAAAAGAGCGCACGGTGAACGTATGAGCCACAGCGGCGGCGCAAAGCAGCACGCCAGGTGAGTGACGAGCCGCTCGATCTGGACAAGCACCGACGGATGGCCGCAGGAAAGCAACCGACATCTGGCGCATGTCGAGAACTTTACCTGGCTCTCCAATGAGAGCTGAGCGCGTCGTTGCTCGACGAGCAACGGAAGACGACGCCCGGCATTCAATTAAAAAATCAAACCGAAAAAAACAAACCTCAGATGAAAGTGAATTTCATGCAAAATCTTTCGCCGCGCCACGTCAAAACGGAAGAGTCGCTCCGGCTCGGTGTTGTGTCGGGCTGGTACAGCACAAAAGTGAGCGGAACGTTTGTTTCGGGGCCACACGAAACGGAAGCCGAGTGCATTCGCAAGATCGCGGAGAT
This genomic interval from Bradyrhizobium sp. NP1 contains the following:
- a CDS encoding transglutaminase family protein, with the translated sequence MKIRVGFEMIYDFPQPTPLITVLGTHFTRASDIIVPDHLTTDPAVPITPYRDGFGNWCSRIVAPAGRMRLAADGTVRDSGLPDVIVPSASQHAVEDLPAETIVYLLGSRYCETDRLSDVAWKLFENTAPGWARIQAICDFVHNHIRFGYEHARATMTAWEVFNEGRGVCRDYAHLAITFCRCMNIPARYCTGYLGDIGMPPPYAAGDFAGWFEAYIGGRWYTFDARNNIPRIGRVLIAQGRDAADVPITQTFGPNTLISFKVWTDELV